A segment of the Terribacillus aidingensis genome:
ATGCCTGGCAGAGTGTCTTCATATTTGATTAGCTCAAAAAAGTTTTTGTGTTCATAAATGTATGCAATAAGCGAGAAGGATGGGACATCTATCTCTTTTGTAGATGTTCTTCTTCCTGGTGTGTACATAATACCCGCAGAGTCCTCAAGCCCCGTGAACATTTTATCAAGCAAATCCTCAGCCAACTCGATTTTATCTTGGTAATGGAAGTAGAATGTACTGCGGTTATATGCTGCTTCTTCGACAATATCCTTCACTGTGACAGCATGATATCCCTTTTTCTTAATCAGCTTGATTAAC
Coding sequences within it:
- a CDS encoding TetR/AcrR family transcriptional regulator — encoded protein: MELEQDSTSKRRNRTKTHFREALIKLIKKKGYHAVTVKDIVEEAAYNRSTFYFHYQDKIELAEDLLDKMFTGLEDSAGIMYTPGRRTSTKEIDVPSFSLIAYIYEHKNFFELIKYEDTLPGMHTRFPNAIKNIYEKQFEFKTINDMQVNMDYFKIYTAFGFYGLVRDLIAEDFQTPEEQFTMDVIELSQTHIQSFKYIGR